From the Cyanobacteria bacterium FACHB-DQ100 genome, the window GTGCTAGGTAACTTGTTAATGGGCTTGGGAACAGGAACCTACTGGCCCGCAACAGAAGCCGTAGTTGCAGATTTAACCACACCAGAGCAGCGCAATGAAGCCTATTCGATCACACGCTTGTCCGATGCTCTGGGATTAGGCATTGGAGTTGTTCTCGGCGGATTGTTGATCAGCGCAACAGGATTGTATCGCGCATTATTTGTGATTGATGGCATCTCATTCCTAGTGTTTTTTGTTGTCATTTACTGGCTGATTAAAGAGACGAACCGATCGATCAGCCCCCATTCTCAATGGAGCGGCTGGAAAATCGCACTCAGCGATCGCCGACTGATGATTTTTGCGATCGTCAATACGATGTTTACAACCTACATTGTGCAAATCGATAGTGCTTTGCCGCTATATCTAACTAACATTGTGCGGATCACGCCAGACAAAGGCTTTGAACCGACCACAATCAGCGCATTGTACACGGGTTATTTAACGCTTTCAGTGCTGGCACAGTTGCCGATCGCTCGGTTTCTCAACCGATTTAGTCGAACTCAGGTCTTGATGATTTCAGCAGGATTTTGGGCAGCAGCATTCGCTCTGGTCTGGGCAACCGGAGCTGTAGCGCAAATGCACTTAGGGTGGGCGATCGCGACGTTTGTAATGTTGGCATTTGCGATCGTCACCTATATGCCTTCGGCAGCATCACTGGTGGTTGATATTGCGCCTGAATCGCTGCGGGGCGTGTATTTAGCTGTGAACTCCCAGTGTTGGGCGCTGGGCTACTTTATCGGGCCGCCGATCGGCGGCTGGGCACTCGATCAAACCAGAACGATCGCCAGTGGCTACTGGCTAGTTTTAGTGGCAACCGTTGCGATCGCGGTTCTGATTTTACAAGTGTTAGATAAAATGGTCAGGCACAGCCCTTCCGCGTAGCCGCACAATGTTCAAAAGTCGTTTATTACTGAGTCTCATTGCCTTGGGTGTGAGTTTTGCAATTAGTTTGCTGATCACACGCAACTTTGGGACATCGGTAATCAATAGTGTCGTGACGCTGTTTGCAAGCCTTGTCGGAGCAGCAATCACAG encodes:
- a CDS encoding MFS transporter — protein: MGFLPRLQHQVWLLAFGRLLSQVGTGFTLFYAPIFFVNQVGLSATSVGIGIGSAAVSGVVGRALGGTFADSKFWGRRRTLLLSALISAIASFALAIAYDFPTFVLGNLLMGLGTGTYWPATEAVVADLTTPEQRNEAYSITRLSDALGLGIGVVLGGLLISATGLYRALFVIDGISFLVFFVVIYWLIKETNRSISPHSQWSGWKIALSDRRLMIFAIVNTMFTTYIVQIDSALPLYLTNIVRITPDKGFEPTTISALYTGYLTLSVLAQLPIARFLNRFSRTQVLMISAGFWAAAFALVWATGAVAQMHLGWAIATFVMLAFAIVTYMPSAASLVVDIAPESLRGVYLAVNSQCWALGYFIGPPIGGWALDQTRTIASGYWLVLVATVAIAVLILQVLDKMVRHSPSA